A genomic segment from Actinoplanes sichuanensis encodes:
- a CDS encoding aldose 1-epimerase family protein, with protein MSAESAARSGIQWTIEADGRRAVLVEVGGTLRSYSVGGVEILDGFGTDEISPGSAGQILAPWPNRIRDGQYEFEGQAYQLALTEPAKRTAIHGLVNWARWRLAEQTPASVTLEYELPAQVGYPWSLLLRTRWTVSADGLRCDQEVVNTSSANAPWGYSVHPYFRLPGVSVDDTVLQVSAKSRVQTDARLLPIGATKIAGTEFDFSEPRRIGDLVIDTAFGDIDFDADGITTLTLADPGSDRRIVVWADEKFRYWQVFTADTLHGERFRRSIAVEPMTCPPDAYRTGRDLTVLEPGSTWTTAWGVRY; from the coding sequence ATGAGCGCAGAGTCAGCCGCCCGGTCCGGCATTCAGTGGACGATCGAAGCGGACGGCCGCCGCGCCGTCCTGGTGGAGGTCGGCGGGACACTCCGGTCGTACTCCGTCGGCGGGGTCGAGATTCTGGACGGATTCGGTACGGACGAGATCTCCCCCGGATCGGCCGGCCAGATCCTCGCGCCCTGGCCCAACCGGATCCGGGACGGGCAGTACGAGTTCGAGGGGCAGGCCTACCAGCTCGCGCTCACCGAGCCGGCCAAGCGGACGGCCATCCACGGGCTGGTCAACTGGGCCCGGTGGCGGCTCGCCGAGCAGACCCCGGCCTCGGTCACCCTGGAGTACGAGCTGCCCGCGCAGGTCGGCTACCCGTGGTCGTTGCTGCTGCGCACCCGCTGGACGGTCTCGGCCGACGGGCTGCGGTGTGACCAGGAGGTGGTCAACACCTCGTCGGCCAACGCGCCCTGGGGTTACTCGGTCCACCCGTACTTCCGGCTGCCCGGTGTGTCGGTCGACGACACGGTGCTGCAGGTGTCGGCCAAGTCCCGGGTCCAGACCGACGCCCGCCTGCTCCCGATCGGCGCCACCAAGATCGCCGGTACCGAGTTCGACTTCTCCGAGCCGCGCCGGATCGGTGACCTGGTGATCGACACCGCCTTCGGCGACATCGACTTCGACGCCGACGGGATCACCACGCTCACTCTGGCCGACCCGGGTTCGGACCGGCGGATCGTGGTCTGGGCCGACGAGAAGTTCCGGTACTGGCAGGTGTTCACCGCCGACACGCTGCACGGCGAGCGGTTCCGCCGGTCGATCGCGGTCGAGCCGATGACCTGCCCGCCCGACGCCTACCGGACCGGCCGCGACCTCACCGTCCTCGAACCGGGTTCGACCTGGACCACGGCATGGGGCGTCCGGTACTGA
- a CDS encoding MFS transporter — MIDTRPLSVPTFRRTWIGNGASFFGFQFTAVAVPVQMFAITGSPTWVGLLGVAGLVPLLIFGLWGGAAADVVDRRKLLLAGSVITWVTTVALLAQAVAGVRSAHLLLALTAIQAAGFAVSSPARQAIVPRIVPEPLVPAANTLNYTATTAGGVLGPLAAGVIMGVWSTGVGVEVAYALDALLFTVTFWATWKLPDIPPVVPDSAEAPEKPGVGLRGIATGLKFLVTQPVLLLSFAVDLVAMVFAMPRALFPAVAQEQFGGGSAVGWLYSAIAIGAMIGGLTSGWIGRVRRQGLALIAAVVVWGLAIGLSGLATSLWLMVLLLALAGMADLVSAVYRQTIMQTFAPDHLRGRLQGVFTVVVAGGPRLGDLRAGATADLTSVTTSWVGGGLVAAGLAVVLGLSSPALIRYRPERDEGDDR, encoded by the coding sequence ATGATCGACACCCGTCCGCTGAGCGTGCCGACGTTCCGCCGGACGTGGATCGGGAACGGGGCCTCGTTCTTCGGGTTCCAGTTCACCGCGGTCGCGGTGCCGGTGCAGATGTTCGCCATCACGGGTTCGCCCACCTGGGTCGGGCTGCTCGGGGTCGCGGGTCTCGTACCCCTGCTGATCTTCGGGCTCTGGGGCGGCGCCGCCGCCGACGTGGTGGATCGCCGCAAGCTGCTGCTGGCCGGCTCGGTGATCACCTGGGTGACCACCGTGGCGCTGCTGGCGCAGGCGGTGGCCGGGGTGCGCAGCGCGCATCTGCTGCTGGCGCTGACCGCGATTCAGGCGGCCGGGTTCGCGGTCAGCTCGCCGGCCCGGCAGGCGATCGTCCCGCGGATCGTGCCGGAACCGCTGGTCCCGGCGGCGAACACGCTCAACTACACGGCCACCACGGCCGGTGGGGTGCTCGGCCCGCTCGCGGCCGGCGTGATCATGGGCGTCTGGTCGACGGGGGTCGGTGTCGAGGTGGCCTACGCGCTCGATGCCCTGCTGTTCACCGTGACGTTCTGGGCGACGTGGAAGCTTCCGGACATCCCGCCGGTGGTTCCGGATTCCGCCGAGGCGCCCGAGAAACCCGGCGTCGGCCTGCGTGGCATCGCGACCGGGTTGAAGTTCCTGGTCACCCAGCCGGTGCTGCTGCTGTCGTTCGCGGTCGACCTGGTCGCCATGGTGTTCGCCATGCCGCGAGCGCTGTTCCCGGCGGTCGCCCAGGAGCAGTTCGGCGGCGGCTCGGCGGTCGGCTGGCTGTACAGCGCCATCGCGATCGGCGCGATGATCGGCGGCCTCACCTCGGGCTGGATCGGCCGGGTCCGGCGCCAGGGGCTCGCCCTGATCGCCGCGGTGGTCGTCTGGGGGCTCGCGATCGGGCTGTCCGGCCTGGCGACGAGCCTGTGGCTGATGGTGCTGCTCCTGGCCCTGGCCGGAATGGCCGACCTGGTCAGCGCGGTCTACCGGCAGACGATCATGCAGACCTTCGCGCCCGACCACCTGCGCGGCCGGCTCCAGGGCGTGTTCACCGTGGTGGTCGCCGGCGGACCGCGCCTCGGCGACCTGCGTGCCGGCGCGACCGCCGACCTGACCAGCGTGACCACCTCGTGGGTGGGCGGTGGCCTGGTCGCCGCCGGACTGGCCGTGGTGCTCGGGCTCAGCTCGCCCGCACTCATCCGATACCGGCCCGAGCGGGACGAGGGAGACGACCGATAG
- the pdxH gene encoding pyridoxamine 5'-phosphate oxidase produces MRRDYTEWPPLVEGGLATTWTSQFAAWFADATAFGLPEPNAMIVATVGEGARPSARTVLLKGYAEDGFVFFTNYESRKGTELALHPYASLVFPWFPMQRQVIVTGPVERVSRAETEEYFGSRPRGSQLGAWASPQSRVLPGPEALDEGLAAAAERFGDGPVPAPPHWGGFRVRPENVEFWQGRSSRLHDRLRFRRDGRDWVVERLAP; encoded by the coding sequence ATGCGTCGGGACTACACCGAGTGGCCGCCACTCGTCGAGGGCGGCCTGGCGACCACCTGGACCAGCCAATTCGCGGCGTGGTTCGCCGACGCGACGGCCTTCGGCCTGCCGGAACCCAATGCGATGATCGTGGCCACGGTGGGCGAGGGGGCTCGGCCGTCAGCGCGCACGGTCCTTCTCAAGGGGTACGCCGAGGACGGTTTCGTCTTTTTCACGAACTATGAGTCGCGGAAAGGTACGGAGTTGGCGCTTCACCCGTACGCGAGCCTGGTCTTTCCCTGGTTTCCGATGCAGCGCCAGGTGATCGTGACCGGGCCGGTCGAGCGGGTGAGCCGCGCGGAGACCGAGGAGTACTTCGGGTCCCGCCCGCGCGGGTCCCAGCTGGGCGCCTGGGCCAGTCCGCAGTCGCGGGTGCTGCCCGGCCCGGAAGCCCTCGACGAGGGGCTCGCCGCGGCCGCCGAGCGGTTCGGGGACGGGCCGGTGCCGGCGCCGCCGCACTGGGGCGGATTCCGGGTGCGGCCGGAGAACGTGGAGTTCTGGCAGGGGCGCAGCAGCCGGCTGCACGACCGGCTCCGATTCCGGCGCGACGGGCGGGACTGGGTCGTGGAGAGGCTCGCGCCTTGA
- a CDS encoding citrate synthase 2, which produces MTEFKPGLEGVIAFETEIAEPDRDGGALRYRGVDIEDLIGQVSFGNVWGLLVDGRFGPGLPPAEPFPVPVHSGDIRVDVQSAVAMLAPYWGLSQMFDISDEQARRDLARVSVTALSFVAQAARGLGLPAVPQKDIDKAETIVERFMRRWRGEPDPRHVKAVDAYFISSCEHGLNASTFTARIVASTGADAAACISSGIGALSGPLHGGAPTRVLQMIEAVERSGDAEAFVKDALDNGERLMGFGHRVYRAEDPRARVLRKIAKDLGAPRYEVAEALERAALAELHERKPDQHLWTNVEFWAAVVLDFAEVPAHMFTSMFTCARVAGWSAHILEQKRLGRILRPGLHYVGPEPRKPQEVEGWDQLPHNV; this is translated from the coding sequence GTGACCGAGTTCAAGCCGGGGCTCGAGGGCGTCATCGCGTTCGAGACCGAGATCGCCGAGCCCGACCGGGACGGTGGCGCGCTGCGGTATCGCGGCGTCGACATCGAGGATCTGATCGGGCAGGTCTCGTTCGGCAACGTCTGGGGCCTGCTGGTGGACGGCCGATTCGGTCCGGGGCTGCCACCCGCCGAGCCGTTCCCGGTGCCGGTGCACTCCGGTGACATCCGGGTCGACGTGCAGTCCGCGGTCGCGATGCTGGCGCCCTACTGGGGGCTGTCCCAGATGTTCGACATCAGCGACGAGCAGGCCCGCCGTGACCTGGCCCGGGTGTCGGTGACCGCGCTCTCCTTCGTGGCGCAGGCGGCCCGCGGCCTGGGTCTGCCGGCCGTCCCGCAGAAGGACATCGACAAGGCCGAGACCATCGTGGAGCGGTTCATGCGCCGCTGGCGCGGTGAGCCGGACCCGCGGCACGTCAAGGCCGTCGACGCGTATTTCATCTCGTCCTGCGAGCACGGGCTGAACGCGTCCACGTTCACCGCCCGGATCGTCGCCTCCACCGGGGCCGACGCGGCGGCCTGCATCTCGTCCGGCATCGGCGCGCTCTCCGGCCCGCTGCACGGTGGCGCACCGACCCGGGTGCTCCAGATGATCGAAGCGGTTGAGCGCAGCGGTGACGCCGAGGCGTTCGTGAAGGACGCGCTGGACAACGGCGAGCGGCTGATGGGTTTCGGCCACCGGGTCTACCGGGCCGAGGATCCGCGGGCCCGGGTGCTGCGCAAGATCGCTAAGGATCTGGGCGCCCCGCGGTACGAGGTGGCCGAGGCACTGGAGCGGGCCGCGCTGGCCGAGCTGCACGAGCGCAAGCCGGATCAGCATCTGTGGACGAACGTGGAGTTCTGGGCGGCCGTGGTGCTCGACTTCGCCGAGGTCCCGGCGCACATGTTCACGTCGATGTTCACCTGCGCCCGGGTGGCCGGCTGGAGCGCGCACATCCTGGAGCAGAAGAGGCTCGGCCGCATCCTGCGCCCCGGTCTCCACTATGTGGGACCGGAGCCGCGGAAGCCGCAGGAGGTCGAGGGCTGGGATCAGCTCCCGCATAATGTGTGA
- the serC gene encoding phosphoserine transaminase yields the protein MTVTDIRIPDAIKPVDGRFGSGPSKVRPEGVEALSAVSRTFMGTSHRQATVKDHVARLRRGLGEFFSMPDGYEVILSNGGTSAFWEVATFGLVREKAQFAEFGEFGAKFVQAVTDAPFLAEPTVHRAPGGQAAYLTAEAGVDVYATVQNETSTGVAVPVRRVEGADRGALLLTDATSGGGSLDVDVRETDVYYLAPQKALGSDGGIWLALMSPAAIERAFEIKATKRYIPQFLDLVTAIEQSRLEQTYNTPALATVFLAAEQVDWMNAQGGLSWAVKRSAESAAAIYGWADRSSFAEPFVTDPALRSAAVATIDFAEGIDAAQIAKVLRANDVVDTEPYRKLGRNQLRVALYPTVDPSDVTALTTCIDYVVERLS from the coding sequence GTGACCGTGACTGACATCCGGATTCCCGACGCGATCAAACCCGTCGACGGACGGTTCGGCTCCGGGCCGAGCAAGGTTCGTCCCGAGGGAGTCGAGGCGCTCTCCGCGGTGTCCCGCACGTTCATGGGCACCTCCCACCGGCAGGCGACGGTGAAGGACCACGTGGCCCGGCTGCGTCGCGGCCTGGGCGAGTTCTTCTCGATGCCGGACGGCTACGAGGTGATCCTGTCCAACGGCGGCACCAGCGCGTTCTGGGAGGTCGCCACGTTCGGTCTGGTCCGGGAGAAGGCGCAGTTCGCCGAGTTCGGCGAGTTCGGCGCCAAGTTCGTGCAGGCCGTCACCGACGCGCCGTTCCTGGCCGAGCCGACCGTGCACCGCGCGCCGGGCGGGCAGGCGGCCTACCTGACCGCCGAGGCCGGCGTGGACGTCTACGCCACCGTGCAGAACGAGACTTCGACAGGTGTGGCGGTCCCGGTCCGGCGGGTCGAGGGCGCCGACCGGGGCGCGCTGCTGCTCACCGATGCCACGTCGGGCGGCGGCAGCCTCGATGTCGACGTCCGCGAGACCGATGTGTACTACTTGGCGCCGCAGAAGGCGCTCGGCTCGGACGGCGGGATCTGGCTGGCCCTGATGTCGCCGGCCGCGATCGAGCGGGCGTTCGAGATCAAGGCCACGAAGCGGTACATTCCGCAGTTCCTCGATCTGGTGACCGCCATCGAGCAGTCCCGGCTGGAGCAGACCTACAACACGCCCGCGCTGGCCACCGTCTTCCTCGCCGCCGAGCAGGTCGACTGGATGAACGCGCAGGGCGGCCTGTCCTGGGCGGTCAAGCGCAGTGCGGAGAGCGCGGCGGCGATCTACGGCTGGGCCGACCGGTCGTCGTTCGCCGAGCCGTTCGTCACCGACCCGGCGCTGCGGTCGGCCGCCGTCGCGACCATCGACTTCGCCGAGGGCATCGACGCGGCACAGATCGCCAAGGTGCTGCGGGCCAACGACGTCGTCGACACCGAGCCGTACCGCAAACTGGGCCGCAACCAGCTGCGCGTGGCGCTCTACCCGACAGTCGACCCGTCCGATGTGACAGCTCTCACCACCTGCATCGATTACGTCGTGGAACGGCTCAGCTAG
- the sepH gene encoding septation protein SepH: protein MRPVRFVALSEDGQALVLADEVGRLLALPIDDRISGALHEGPVAPGSVVAVLASDANTPSLSPRDIQARIRSGESAEDVARIAGVPVDRVLRYAGPVLQERAMLAQHARRTRLKTSDSGQPLAEVVDSRLAQHGIDTEKISWDAFRRDDGTWRIVATWPSGKATAQAIWDLDKGRQVVSPHDDMAQYLCAERPTQILGQEPAPERGGHGLPGPARSTEPTRGGHGLPSADPAAARSTRDSIRASRDALLASLDRPLEGSSGRSLESPARRPVAGGAAALLGGGSGSAFDDDADLPKEVPAVPSLAVLRPRRTVGQANSQASPEVEESNKPRKRLPSWDDVLFGGGPAARESS from the coding sequence ATGCGGCCGGTACGCTTCGTCGCCCTTTCCGAGGACGGTCAGGCTCTGGTGCTCGCCGATGAGGTCGGCCGGCTCCTGGCTCTCCCCATCGACGACCGGATCTCGGGCGCGCTCCACGAGGGTCCTGTGGCCCCCGGCAGCGTGGTCGCGGTCCTCGCATCCGACGCCAACACTCCCAGCCTGTCGCCGCGTGACATCCAGGCCCGGATCCGCTCCGGCGAGTCCGCGGAGGATGTGGCCCGCATCGCGGGTGTGCCCGTCGACCGGGTGCTCCGCTACGCCGGCCCGGTGCTGCAGGAGCGCGCCATGCTGGCGCAGCACGCCCGCCGGACTCGGCTGAAGACGTCCGACTCCGGTCAGCCGCTGGCCGAGGTGGTCGACAGCCGGCTCGCGCAGCACGGCATCGACACCGAGAAGATCTCGTGGGATGCGTTCCGCCGCGACGACGGCACCTGGCGCATCGTCGCCACCTGGCCGTCCGGCAAGGCCACCGCGCAGGCCATCTGGGACCTCGACAAGGGTCGTCAGGTGGTCTCCCCGCACGACGACATGGCGCAGTATCTGTGCGCCGAGCGGCCCACCCAGATCCTCGGTCAGGAGCCGGCTCCGGAGCGCGGCGGCCACGGCCTGCCCGGCCCGGCCCGCAGCACCGAGCCGACCCGTGGCGGTCACGGCCTGCCCAGCGCCGACCCGGCCGCCGCACGGTCGACCCGCGACTCGATCCGGGCCAGCCGCGACGCCCTGCTCGCCTCACTGGACCGTCCGCTGGAGGGTTCGTCCGGCCGCAGCCTGGAGTCACCCGCCCGACGACCGGTCGCCGGCGGTGCCGCAGCCCTGCTCGGCGGCGGTTCCGGTTCGGCCTTCGATGACGACGCCGACCTGCCCAAGGAGGTGCCGGCCGTGCCGTCCCTCGCGGTGCTGCGCCCGCGCCGCACCGTGGGCCAGGCCAACAGCCAGGCGAGCCCCGAGGTGGAGGAGAGCAACAAGCCCCGCAAGCGGCTCCCCAGCTGGGACGACGTGCTGTTCGGCGGCGGCCCGGCGGCCCGCGAGTCCTCCTGA
- the thpR gene encoding RNA 2',3'-cyclic phosphodiesterase, giving the protein MSRLFVAVFPAEEAVDHLRRYLPASAARRPEKWHVTLAFLGDVPGPDVPSVVAALADVPLPGLINLRLAGSGTFGAVLWAGVHGSLEQLTAFREDIRTALAAADFPIDARPFRPHLTISYRHDRRLAAILDGYSGPSWPVTEFALVDSVEGDYLPIWSKSLSGTP; this is encoded by the coding sequence CTGAGCCGGCTCTTCGTCGCGGTCTTCCCCGCCGAGGAGGCCGTCGATCATCTGCGTCGGTATCTGCCGGCCTCGGCTGCCCGCCGCCCGGAGAAGTGGCACGTCACGCTGGCCTTCCTCGGCGACGTACCGGGCCCTGACGTCCCGTCCGTCGTAGCCGCCCTGGCCGACGTGCCACTACCCGGACTGATCAACCTGCGGCTGGCCGGTTCGGGCACCTTCGGAGCGGTGCTCTGGGCCGGCGTGCACGGCTCACTGGAACAGCTGACCGCCTTCCGCGAGGACATCCGGACCGCCCTGGCCGCCGCGGACTTCCCGATCGATGCGCGCCCGTTCCGTCCGCATCTCACGATCTCCTACCGCCACGACCGCCGCCTGGCCGCCATCCTCGACGGCTACTCCGGCCCCTCCTGGCCGGTGACCGAATTCGCCCTGGTCGACAGCGTCGAAGGCGACTATCTGCCGATCTGGTCAAAATCCCTATCTGGTACGCCGTAG
- a CDS encoding MFS transporter codes for MFRSLQVKNYRLFTAGQMVKLIGVWMMFTAQDWLVLELSDNSPGALGVVTALQFVPVMLLTLWSGRLADRYDKRKLLIAANAAFALFAIAFAVLVAAGVVELWHVFVAALFLGIANAVETPVRQSFVSELVELHLLPNALALSAATFNVARISGPALAGVLLALLSTPGVFLISTALAIAPVFTYLRMRPGDLYRSERKARGSARVIDGLRYVGSRHDLLLPICMMAVIGMIGFNFPVTLAALAKIDFGAGPSTFGLLTTCLAIGSLGGALAGTRRRARPGPYLVIGAALAFGVFEFAVGFAPNFVTAALLLVPTGFFSIYLAQGCNHRVQMGVDAEFRGRVMSLYVLVFLGTTPIGASLAGWWGERFGVSSSIWAAGLVSFVAAVGALIWQLRVSGDRLRFSVRSRPWVRLEIAPSSEATSSPEATSSSESVPPSVLSGPESMRPSPRAHAEPMARSGSGVGV; via the coding sequence ATGTTCCGATCCCTACAGGTCAAGAACTACCGGCTCTTCACCGCCGGGCAGATGGTCAAGCTCATCGGCGTGTGGATGATGTTCACCGCCCAGGACTGGCTGGTACTCGAACTCTCCGACAACTCCCCGGGCGCCCTAGGTGTGGTGACCGCGCTCCAATTCGTACCGGTGATGCTCCTGACCCTCTGGAGTGGTCGCCTGGCCGACCGGTACGACAAGCGCAAGCTGCTGATCGCGGCGAACGCCGCCTTCGCGCTCTTCGCCATCGCCTTCGCGGTGCTGGTCGCGGCCGGGGTGGTCGAGCTCTGGCACGTGTTCGTCGCCGCGCTGTTCCTCGGCATCGCCAACGCCGTCGAGACCCCGGTCCGGCAGTCGTTCGTCTCCGAGCTCGTCGAGCTGCACCTGCTCCCGAACGCGCTGGCGCTCTCCGCGGCCACCTTCAACGTGGCCCGGATCAGCGGGCCGGCCCTGGCCGGGGTGCTGCTCGCGCTGCTCTCCACGCCGGGGGTGTTCCTGATCTCCACGGCGCTGGCGATCGCACCGGTCTTCACCTACCTGCGGATGCGTCCGGGCGACCTCTACCGGTCCGAGCGCAAGGCTCGCGGCAGCGCCCGGGTCATCGACGGCCTGCGGTACGTCGGAAGCCGTCACGATCTGCTGCTGCCGATCTGCATGATGGCCGTGATCGGCATGATCGGGTTCAACTTCCCGGTCACCCTGGCCGCCCTCGCGAAGATCGACTTCGGGGCTGGGCCGTCCACGTTCGGGCTGCTCACCACGTGTCTGGCGATCGGGTCGCTGGGTGGGGCGCTGGCCGGGACCAGGCGTCGGGCGCGCCCCGGGCCATACCTCGTGATCGGTGCCGCTCTCGCCTTCGGGGTCTTCGAGTTCGCGGTCGGGTTCGCGCCGAACTTCGTGACCGCCGCACTGCTGCTCGTGCCGACCGGCTTCTTCTCGATCTATCTCGCGCAGGGCTGCAACCACCGGGTGCAGATGGGTGTCGACGCCGAGTTCCGGGGACGGGTGATGTCGCTCTACGTGCTGGTCTTCCTCGGGACCACGCCGATCGGGGCGTCGCTGGCCGGCTGGTGGGGCGAGCGGTTCGGGGTGTCGTCGAGCATCTGGGCGGCCGGGCTGGTCAGTTTCGTGGCCGCGGTCGGCGCGCTGATCTGGCAGTTGCGGGTCAGCGGGGATCGGCTCCGGTTCTCGGTCCGCTCCCGGCCATGGGTGCGACTGGAAATCGCCCCGTCGTCGGAGGCCACCTCGTCGCCGGAAGCCACCTCGTCGTCGGAATCCGTCCCGCCGTCCGTTCTGTCCGGCCCAGAGTCGATGCGGCCCTCTCCTCGAGCGCATGCCGAACCGATGGCCCGGTCTGGTTCGGGCGTCGGCGTCTGA
- a CDS encoding MarR family winged helix-turn-helix transcriptional regulator produces the protein MTERVMTTERTTADTLAKTLRDAIIRFSRRVRQARPVGDLTFSQLSALTSLQLAGALTPRELADVERVQPPTMTKIVGKLEERGLVARTPHPTDGRQVILAATDEGRAVYALHERARNEWLAAELERLTPEERETLAQAAEIMQRVARG, from the coding sequence GTGACGGAGCGGGTGATGACGACGGAGCGCACGACAGCGGACACGCTGGCCAAAACGCTGCGGGACGCGATCATCCGGTTCAGCCGGCGAGTCCGGCAGGCCCGCCCGGTCGGTGACCTGACGTTCAGTCAGCTCTCCGCGCTGACCAGCCTCCAACTGGCCGGCGCGCTGACTCCGCGTGAGCTCGCCGACGTGGAACGGGTTCAGCCCCCGACGATGACCAAGATCGTGGGGAAGCTGGAGGAGCGCGGGCTCGTGGCGCGTACACCGCATCCGACCGACGGGCGCCAGGTGATCCTGGCCGCCACCGACGAGGGCCGGGCGGTCTACGCGTTGCACGAGCGGGCCCGCAACGAGTGGCTGGCCGCCGAGTTGGAGCGGCTCACTCCGGAGGAACGGGAAACCCTGGCGCAGGCCGCTGAGATCATGCAGCGAGTCGCCCGCGGCTGA
- a CDS encoding NCS2 family permease codes for MSADTEAASASGFDRFFEITKRGSTLSREIRGGFVTFFTMAYIVVLNPLILAGGVDAEGQKLPITALAAGTALVAGVITILMGVVGRFPLALAAGLGVNALVAYEIAPEMTWADAMGLIVIEGVLILILVLTGLRTAVFKAVPTQLKTAIGVGIGLFLMIIGLVDAGFVHRIPDAAGTTVPVELGLGGKLVTWPTFVFVIGLLFTLVLFVRKVKGAILIGILGTTVLAIIVEAVANLGPAVIKAGGWSLNVPKLPEQIIDTPDLSLLGKFNVLDSWSTAGPLVVLMFVFTLLVTDFFDTMGTMVAVGQEGELLDEEGMPPRTKEILLVDSVAAVAGGAASVSSNTSYVESASGVGEGARTGVASLVTGALFLVAMFFAPLVKVVPFEAASTALVVVGFLMITTVRQIDWSDYTIAVPAFLTVTLMPFTYSISNGIGAGIITYVVLKAFTGKAREIHPLMYGIAALFVLYFARGPLESWIL; via the coding sequence ATGTCTGCTGATACCGAAGCGGCCTCCGCGTCCGGTTTCGACCGGTTCTTCGAGATAACCAAGCGCGGCTCGACGTTGAGCCGGGAGATCCGTGGCGGCTTCGTCACGTTCTTCACGATGGCCTACATCGTGGTCCTGAACCCCCTCATCCTGGCCGGCGGCGTCGACGCCGAGGGTCAGAAGCTCCCGATCACCGCTCTCGCCGCCGGTACCGCGCTGGTCGCCGGTGTGATCACGATCCTGATGGGCGTGGTGGGCCGCTTCCCGCTGGCCCTGGCCGCCGGTCTCGGTGTCAACGCGCTGGTGGCGTACGAGATCGCGCCCGAGATGACCTGGGCCGACGCGATGGGCCTGATCGTCATCGAGGGTGTGCTCATCCTGATCCTGGTGCTGACCGGTCTGCGGACGGCGGTCTTCAAGGCCGTTCCGACCCAGCTGAAGACCGCGATCGGCGTGGGCATCGGCCTGTTCCTGATGATCATCGGCCTGGTCGACGCCGGGTTCGTGCATCGCATCCCGGACGCCGCGGGCACCACCGTCCCGGTCGAACTCGGCCTCGGCGGCAAGCTGGTGACCTGGCCGACCTTCGTCTTCGTGATCGGCCTGCTGTTCACGCTGGTGCTGTTCGTCCGCAAGGTCAAGGGCGCCATCCTGATCGGCATCCTGGGCACCACGGTGCTGGCGATCATCGTGGAGGCGGTCGCGAACCTGGGCCCGGCCGTGATCAAGGCCGGTGGCTGGTCGCTGAACGTGCCGAAGCTGCCCGAGCAGATCATCGACACCCCGGACCTGTCGCTGCTCGGCAAGTTCAACGTGCTCGACTCGTGGAGCACGGCCGGCCCGCTGGTCGTGCTGATGTTCGTCTTCACGCTGCTGGTGACCGACTTCTTCGACACGATGGGCACGATGGTCGCGGTCGGACAGGAGGGTGAGCTGCTCGACGAGGAGGGCATGCCGCCGCGTACCAAGGAGATCCTGCTCGTCGACTCGGTCGCCGCGGTGGCCGGTGGCGCGGCGAGCGTCTCCAGCAACACGTCGTACGTGGAGAGTGCCTCAGGTGTCGGCGAAGGCGCCCGGACCGGTGTGGCCAGCCTCGTGACGGGCGCGTTGTTCCTGGTGGCGATGTTCTTCGCGCCGCTGGTGAAGGTGGTGCCGTTCGAGGCGGCGTCGACCGCGCTGGTCGTGGTCGGCTTCCTGATGATCACCACGGTTCGCCAGATCGACTGGTCGGACTACACCATCGCGGTGCCGGCGTTCCTCACCGTCACGTTGATGCCGTTCACGTACTCGATCTCCAACGGCATCGGCGCCGGAATCATCACGTACGTGGTCCTGAAGGCGTTCACCGGCAAGGCGCGCGAAATCCACCCGCTGATGTACGGCATCGCCGCGCTGTTCGTGCTGTACTTCGCCCGGGGTCCCCTGGAATCCTGGATCCTCTGA
- a CDS encoding DUF2530 domain-containing protein encodes MVPFALAGVAAFAVASLITWLGHAPQSWVQISVAGLVWGIPGTLTMVLHDRRRARRRALTHPDFQVVEEKP; translated from the coding sequence ATGGTCCCGTTCGCGCTGGCCGGTGTCGCCGCCTTCGCCGTCGCATCCCTGATCACCTGGCTCGGCCACGCGCCGCAGTCCTGGGTCCAGATCAGCGTCGCGGGCCTGGTGTGGGGCATCCCGGGCACGCTGACGATGGTGCTACACGACCGGCGCCGCGCCCGACGCCGGGCGCTGACCCACCCGGATTTCCAGGTGGTGGAGGAGAAGCCCTAG